The Opitutales bacterium ASA1 genome window below encodes:
- a CDS encoding VF530 family protein: MPDSPSKDPLHGVTLETIVRSLEQWYGWPELAERIRIRCFTHDPSVKSALVFLRRTPWARAKVEELYRRTVAPRGD; the protein is encoded by the coding sequence ATGCCCGACTCTCCGTCCAAGGATCCCCTTCACGGCGTCACGCTCGAGACCATCGTGCGCAGTCTGGAGCAATGGTACGGTTGGCCCGAGCTGGCCGAACGCATCCGTATCCGTTGCTTCACGCACGATCCGAGCGTGAAGTCGGCCCTCGTCTTTCTGCGCAGGACTCCTTGGGCACGCGCCAAGGTCGAAGAGCTTTATCGCCGCACGGTCGCGCCGCGCGGCGATTGA
- a CDS encoding DUF1080 domain-containing protein, translating to MLEQAWTPTAHPSSVTGMSPRTPHFVSLLLALVALPLVSAVAPKPAHDWVAMFNGKDLSGWKSNEETPGSFRVEDGAIKVADGRAHLFYVGPDGAAEFVNFEFKARVKHMPKANSGIYIHTTYQEKGWPAQGYECQVNSTLHGDPRKTGGLYAVADVRDTAPVADGVWFDYVVRVQGRRIVIEIDGKVTTDWTEPADWDPAKTLTNMPGRRLSSGTFALQAHDPDSIVYYKDLFVRRLP from the coding sequence GTGCTCGAGCAGGCTTGGACTCCCACCGCTCATCCGTCTAGCGTCACCGGCATGTCGCCTCGTACCCCGCACTTCGTTTCCCTTCTGCTTGCGCTCGTCGCCCTTCCGCTCGTTTCCGCCGTCGCCCCGAAACCGGCTCACGATTGGGTTGCGATGTTCAACGGCAAAGATCTCTCCGGTTGGAAATCCAACGAAGAAACGCCCGGCAGCTTCCGCGTCGAAGACGGCGCGATCAAAGTCGCCGACGGTCGCGCCCACCTTTTCTACGTGGGCCCGGACGGCGCCGCCGAGTTCGTGAACTTCGAGTTCAAGGCCCGCGTGAAACACATGCCGAAGGCCAACTCCGGCATCTACATCCACACCACCTACCAAGAGAAGGGTTGGCCCGCGCAGGGTTACGAATGTCAGGTCAACTCCACCCTCCACGGCGACCCGCGCAAGACCGGCGGTCTCTACGCCGTCGCCGATGTGCGCGACACCGCGCCGGTCGCCGACGGCGTGTGGTTCGACTACGTCGTTCGCGTGCAAGGCCGCCGCATCGTGATCGAGATCGACGGCAAGGTGACGACCGACTGGACCGAACCCGCGGACTGGGATCCGGCGAAGACGTTGACCAACATGCCGGGACGCCGCCTCTCTTCCGGTACCTTCGCGCTACAAGCCCACGACCCCGACAGCATCGTCTACTACAAGGATCTGTTCGTCCGGCGCCTGCCCTGA
- a CDS encoding methylamine utilization protein produces the protein MNSPRRLFVLACVLFATAHASDALVVVLKDADGSPVVDAVVQVKAIGDGGTDELRPVRAEIEQRDQEFQPRIAVVPVGSTVVFPNRDDVKHHVYSLSKVRRFEIPLSGPEDTGEIVFDRAGVIAVGCNIHDWMVAYVVVVDTPAWAWSDAGGTARIERSPAGPARIEIWHERLARVSIHDVSAEALASGRPLEFVLKLRPERAGDHDAGGVRRRRY, from the coding sequence ATGAATTCGCCGCGTCGACTCTTCGTGCTCGCATGCGTCTTGTTCGCCACGGCGCACGCCTCGGACGCACTCGTCGTCGTGTTGAAGGACGCCGACGGATCTCCTGTGGTCGACGCGGTGGTGCAGGTGAAGGCGATCGGGGACGGCGGAACGGACGAGCTGCGACCGGTGCGAGCGGAGATCGAGCAGCGCGATCAGGAGTTCCAGCCTCGAATCGCCGTCGTGCCCGTCGGGTCGACGGTCGTCTTTCCGAATCGCGACGACGTGAAGCATCACGTGTATTCACTTTCCAAGGTCAGGCGGTTCGAGATCCCGCTCTCCGGTCCGGAGGACACGGGCGAGATCGTCTTCGACCGAGCCGGGGTGATCGCGGTGGGTTGCAACATCCACGATTGGATGGTGGCTTACGTGGTGGTCGTCGACACGCCGGCATGGGCATGGTCGGACGCCGGTGGGACGGCGCGCATCGAGCGATCGCCGGCCGGTCCGGCGCGGATCGAAATCTGGCACGAGCGGCTGGCGCGCGTCTCGATTCACGACGTGTCCGCCGAAGCGCTCGCGAGCGGTCGTCCACTGGAGTTCGTGCTGAAGTTGCGTCCGGAGCGTGCCGGAGATCACGACGCGGGTGGCGTGCGTCGGCGCCGATATTGA
- a CDS encoding MexH family multidrug efflux RND transporter periplasmic adaptor subunit, with protein sequence MSPRLRWTLGAVAAAVVLLVAFRVASNLLDGTDGDRPERRAPVAIAPIERGPIAQRRTFTGALEAHASFVVAPKVAGRIQRIHVRMSDPVQRGQLLAELDDAEYLQQVAQAEADLAVARASLAEAESLSAIATREIARLEELRGSGYASQAVFETAEAERLAREAQVKVAVAQITRAESALASARIRLGYTRIHADWPEGADPGPRRVAERFLDEGDNVSANTPILRVVDIDPILAVINATERDYARLAPGQEAVLTTDAFPEETFQGSIARVAPVFRETTRQARVELLVPNPDGRLRPGMFARASLVLARNSDSTIVPLSALTRRGDSEGVFVLAGTERDRARWVPVRTGLRDGDRVEVFGEELEGDVIVLGQQLVDDGSLVRVPEPLATDPTR encoded by the coding sequence ATGAGTCCGCGCCTACGATGGACCCTCGGAGCAGTCGCCGCGGCCGTCGTGCTGCTCGTCGCGTTCCGCGTCGCGAGCAACCTCCTCGATGGCACGGACGGCGATCGCCCTGAACGCCGAGCACCGGTCGCGATCGCCCCGATCGAACGCGGCCCCATCGCACAAAGACGCACCTTCACCGGCGCGCTCGAAGCGCACGCCTCGTTCGTCGTCGCGCCGAAGGTCGCCGGCCGCATCCAGCGCATCCACGTGCGCATGTCCGATCCCGTGCAACGCGGACAACTGCTCGCGGAACTCGACGACGCCGAATATCTGCAGCAAGTCGCGCAAGCCGAAGCCGACCTCGCCGTCGCCCGCGCCTCGCTCGCCGAAGCCGAGAGTCTCTCCGCCATCGCCACTCGCGAGATCGCGCGCCTCGAAGAGTTGCGCGGCAGTGGCTACGCCTCGCAGGCGGTCTTCGAGACGGCCGAGGCCGAGCGCCTTGCCCGCGAAGCTCAGGTGAAGGTGGCCGTGGCGCAGATCACGCGCGCCGAATCCGCCCTCGCCTCCGCGCGTATCCGGCTCGGCTATACACGCATCCACGCCGACTGGCCCGAAGGCGCGGACCCGGGCCCGCGTCGCGTCGCCGAACGCTTTCTCGACGAAGGCGACAACGTCTCCGCCAACACGCCCATCCTCCGCGTGGTCGACATCGATCCGATCCTCGCCGTGATCAACGCGACCGAACGCGACTACGCGCGCCTCGCACCCGGACAAGAAGCCGTGCTGACCACCGACGCGTTTCCCGAAGAGACGTTTCAAGGCTCGATCGCACGTGTCGCGCCCGTTTTTCGTGAAACCACCCGTCAGGCGCGCGTGGAGTTGCTCGTGCCCAACCCGGACGGTCGCCTTCGGCCAGGCATGTTCGCCCGCGCCTCGCTCGTCCTCGCACGCAACTCCGACTCTACCATCGTGCCCCTCAGCGCGCTCACACGCCGAGGCGACTCCGAAGGCGTCTTCGTCCTCGCCGGCACGGAGCGCGATCGCGCGCGCTGGGTGCCCGTCCGCACCGGTCTGCGCGACGGCGATCGCGTCGAAGTCTTCGGTGAAGAACTCGAGGGCGACGTGATCGTGCTCGGTCAGCAATTGGTCGACGACGGCTCTCTCGTGCGCGTGCCCGAACCGCTCGCGACCGATCCCACGCGATGA
- a CDS encoding glycosyltransferase family 2 protein: MIRPHSSFRHPTSGETRTAAHERLVGIDTRGIVRAIELAVIVPTYNERNNVPRLVGLLAESLGDIRWEVVFVDDDSPDGTADAVRALGRSDPRVRCVQRIGRRGLAGACIEGFLATSAPFLAVMDADLQHDERILRPMFEHLRKEGLDVVVGSRYVAGGGVGEWDASRTRASRWATKLAHLVCRQPVSDPMSGFFVFRREIFDDTVHRLSGVGFKILLDLLASSPKPLRIAEWPYEFRARTEGRSKFDNRAIGEFLYLLLEKSVGRWIPTRFIVFSAVGALGVLVHMTVLSGLYAGGLTSFVAAQTTATLVAMTFNYWLNNNTTYRDRRRTGWRWFTGLLGFCLACGIGAVANVGIATFLFDRHSTTWILSGLAGIVVGAVWNYAVTSVFTWSDEKK, translated from the coding sequence TTGATTCGCCCGCACTCCTCCTTCCGCCATCCGACCTCAGGCGAGACGCGCACCGCCGCCCACGAACGACTCGTCGGCATCGATACGAGAGGGATCGTCCGCGCCATCGAGCTGGCCGTCATCGTCCCGACATACAACGAACGAAACAATGTTCCGCGCCTCGTCGGGTTGCTCGCAGAGTCGCTCGGCGACATCCGCTGGGAAGTCGTGTTCGTGGACGACGACTCCCCCGACGGCACCGCCGATGCAGTCCGTGCGCTCGGCCGTTCCGACCCTCGAGTCCGCTGCGTCCAGCGCATCGGTCGGCGCGGTCTCGCCGGCGCCTGTATCGAGGGGTTTCTGGCCACTTCGGCACCCTTCCTCGCCGTGATGGACGCCGACCTCCAACACGACGAACGCATCCTTCGGCCGATGTTCGAACACCTCCGCAAGGAGGGACTCGATGTCGTCGTCGGTAGTCGCTACGTCGCCGGCGGAGGCGTCGGCGAGTGGGATGCGAGCCGTACCCGCGCCAGCCGTTGGGCGACCAAACTCGCACACCTCGTCTGCCGGCAGCCTGTTTCCGACCCCATGAGCGGCTTCTTCGTGTTCCGGCGCGAGATCTTCGACGACACCGTGCACCGCCTCTCGGGAGTCGGATTCAAGATCCTGCTCGATCTCCTCGCCTCCAGTCCGAAACCACTCCGGATCGCCGAGTGGCCGTACGAGTTTCGCGCCCGCACCGAAGGCCGGAGCAAGTTCGACAACCGCGCGATCGGCGAATTCCTCTACCTCCTGCTCGAGAAGAGCGTGGGCCGATGGATCCCGACGCGCTTCATCGTCTTCAGCGCGGTCGGCGCACTCGGCGTGTTGGTCCACATGACCGTCCTTTCGGGGCTGTACGCGGGGGGCCTCACGTCCTTCGTCGCCGCACAGACGACCGCGACGCTCGTCGCGATGACGTTCAACTACTGGTTGAACAACAACACCACCTATCGCGACCGACGCCGCACCGGCTGGCGCTGGTTCACTGGCTTGCTCGGCTTCTGCCTCGCCTGCGGCATCGGTGCCGTCGCCAACGTCGGCATCGCCACGTTCCTCTTCGATCGGCATTCCACCACGTGGATCCTTTCCGGCCTGGCCGGCATCGTCGTCGGCGCGGTCTGGAACTACGCAGTGACGTCGGTCTTCACGTGGAGCGACGAGAAAAAGTGA
- a CDS encoding iron chaperone, whose product MQSTAPTIAAYLASLPDHAHAVLEPIDALIRRMLPSATGSMKYGMPTFELGKDRYLAYNAQKNYFSLYVDPTVVARHKSLLKGLDVGKSCIRFRRADQLPLETVEVLLADLR is encoded by the coding sequence GTGCAATCCACCGCGCCCACCATCGCCGCCTACTTGGCGAGTCTTCCCGACCATGCACACGCCGTGCTGGAGCCGATCGATGCGCTCATCCGCCGCATGCTGCCGTCCGCGACCGGCAGCATGAAGTACGGCATGCCGACCTTCGAACTGGGGAAAGACCGCTACCTCGCCTACAACGCGCAGAAAAACTACTTCTCGCTCTACGTCGACCCGACCGTGGTGGCGCGGCACAAGAGCCTGCTGAAAGGCCTGGACGTCGGCAAGTCGTGCATCCGTTTCCGCCGCGCCGACCAACTCCCGCTCGAAACGGTCGAGGTGCTCCTCGCCGATCTGCGATAA
- a CDS encoding alpha/beta hydrolase, whose translation MSLRRLVLFLSHIAAVLAANASGAPAREPARVAELWPEGVPGLRADAAPETIRNGWVTGVHRPSLRVYPAERANTTGTFVLVCPGGGYSGTAEGKEGDEIALWLSGLGIDTAVLRYRTKEYGHPAPLQDVQRAIRLVRSRADELGVRASVLGVMGFSAGGHLAGSAAVLHAAPDGRTGAPIDAVDARPDFAVLVYAVVTMDAAFGHAGSRNNLVGIEPSVDLVDFYSLEKQVDATTPPLFLVSTVDDKTVPVANSVALFTAAQRIGVPVEMHLYETGPHGIGIREEHPAARLWPRALEAWLERRGWIAPR comes from the coding sequence GTGTCACTCCGCCGTCTCGTCCTCTTTCTCTCGCACATCGCCGCCGTACTCGCGGCTAACGCCTCCGGCGCTCCCGCGCGTGAACCGGCGAGAGTCGCCGAACTCTGGCCCGAGGGCGTGCCCGGGCTTCGCGCCGACGCCGCTCCGGAAACGATCCGCAACGGCTGGGTCACCGGGGTGCATCGTCCTTCCCTGCGCGTGTATCCCGCCGAACGTGCGAACACCACCGGCACGTTCGTCCTCGTGTGTCCAGGAGGTGGATACAGCGGCACCGCCGAAGGCAAGGAGGGCGACGAGATTGCCCTTTGGCTCAGCGGTCTCGGCATCGACACGGCCGTGCTGCGGTATCGAACAAAGGAATACGGTCACCCCGCGCCGCTGCAGGACGTGCAGCGGGCCATCCGCCTCGTTCGCTCCCGTGCCGACGAGCTCGGCGTGCGTGCGAGCGTACTGGGCGTGATGGGGTTTTCCGCCGGCGGGCACCTCGCGGGCAGCGCCGCCGTTCTCCACGCCGCACCCGATGGCCGCACCGGCGCACCCATCGACGCGGTCGACGCTCGCCCCGACTTCGCAGTCCTCGTCTACGCGGTCGTCACGATGGATGCGGCATTCGGTCACGCGGGTTCGCGCAACAACCTCGTCGGCATCGAGCCGTCGGTGGATCTGGTCGACTTCTATTCACTCGAAAAGCAAGTCGACGCCACCACACCGCCCCTGTTCCTCGTCTCCACCGTGGACGACAAGACGGTACCGGTCGCCAATTCCGTCGCGCTCTTCACCGCCGCTCAGCGGATCGGCGTCCCGGTCGAGATGCATCTCTACGAGACGGGTCCCCACGGTATCGGGATCCGCGAGGAACACCCCGCCGCCCGCTTGTGGCCGCGCGCCTTGGAGGCGTGGCTCGAACGCCGAGGCTGGATCGCTCCTCGCTGA
- a CDS encoding glycoside hydrolase family 9 protein, which yields MRTILSRLRLGFVFVFVLAVFVGCSRVGRAAPEAGGAVRMNTVGFVPQAHKHATVATARGGGFVVERIQDGAIVFEGVLRGPIQNVDTDESLFVADFSEVREPGRYRVVVAGLAPGDAFDVAPDVWVKPFRLVTRGMYLWRCGVALHAEHDGSVFTQHACHLEDGWMDHATGVHERRDATGGWHDAGDYNKYVTNAGVTVGAMLRAWEDFGPRLARVDLGIPESGGPIPDLLAEIKWKVDWLLKMQEADGRVYHKISTTGFGGFIPPHEEKTPRYFVPWGTTATADFVAMLAGFARVVAPYDAAYAERCLQAARSSWAFLQAHPDYHKADQSAFSTGPYESNDSDDRLWAAAEYWAATGDPAALSEVEARIRAIDGKVETTFDWAAVANLGVLTWLFSEREGRDPELLALVRRNLVATADDIVATAAAHGYARPLGTFYNWGCNGSVARQAVMLHAAYRLSPKSGYIAAARDAVGHLLGRNIHGRSYVTGLGARPPMHPHDRRSGGDDVVAPWPGYLVGGPNPRAIDWFDEQPSYRTNEIAINWNGALIYALAMDLPE from the coding sequence ATGCGCACGATTCTCTCGCGACTCCGGCTCGGTTTCGTCTTCGTTTTCGTTCTCGCAGTCTTCGTGGGGTGTAGTCGAGTCGGTCGCGCTGCGCCGGAGGCGGGCGGTGCCGTCCGCATGAACACCGTGGGGTTCGTCCCGCAGGCGCACAAACACGCGACCGTCGCGACCGCACGCGGGGGCGGTTTCGTCGTCGAGCGCATACAGGACGGCGCGATCGTCTTCGAGGGCGTGTTGCGCGGGCCGATCCAGAATGTGGATACGGACGAGTCGCTCTTCGTCGCCGACTTCTCGGAAGTGCGTGAGCCGGGGCGCTACCGTGTCGTCGTGGCTGGACTGGCTCCGGGCGACGCGTTCGACGTCGCGCCGGACGTGTGGGTGAAGCCGTTTCGTCTCGTCACCCGCGGCATGTATCTGTGGCGGTGCGGAGTCGCCCTCCACGCGGAACACGACGGCTCGGTGTTCACGCAACACGCCTGCCATCTCGAGGATGGTTGGATGGACCACGCAACCGGTGTGCACGAACGCCGCGACGCCACGGGCGGTTGGCACGACGCAGGCGACTACAACAAGTACGTGACCAACGCGGGCGTCACCGTGGGCGCGATGTTGCGTGCGTGGGAAGACTTCGGTCCGCGCCTCGCCCGCGTCGACCTCGGTATCCCCGAGTCCGGTGGGCCGATCCCCGACCTGCTCGCGGAGATCAAGTGGAAGGTCGACTGGCTCTTGAAGATGCAGGAGGCGGACGGGCGCGTGTACCACAAGATCAGCACGACGGGGTTCGGCGGCTTCATCCCGCCGCACGAGGAGAAGACCCCCCGCTACTTCGTCCCGTGGGGCACCACGGCCACGGCCGACTTCGTCGCCATGCTCGCCGGCTTCGCCCGCGTGGTGGCACCCTACGACGCTGCCTACGCCGAGCGGTGCCTCCAAGCTGCGCGTTCGAGTTGGGCGTTTCTCCAAGCGCATCCCGACTACCACAAGGCCGACCAATCGGCTTTCAGTACCGGTCCCTACGAGAGCAACGATTCGGACGACCGTCTCTGGGCCGCCGCCGAGTATTGGGCAGCGACGGGGGATCCCGCTGCGCTGTCCGAAGTGGAGGCGCGCATCCGCGCGATCGACGGCAAGGTGGAAACGACCTTCGATTGGGCCGCGGTCGCCAACCTCGGTGTCTTGACCTGGCTTTTCAGCGAGCGCGAAGGCCGCGATCCCGAACTGCTCGCACTCGTGCGCCGCAATCTCGTGGCCACGGCCGACGACATCGTCGCCACCGCGGCCGCCCACGGATACGCGCGACCGTTGGGCACGTTCTACAACTGGGGCTGCAACGGCAGCGTCGCCCGACAAGCCGTGATGCTGCATGCCGCCTACCGCCTGTCTCCGAAAAGCGGATACATCGCTGCCGCGCGCGACGCCGTGGGGCATCTGCTCGGGCGCAACATCCACGGCCGCTCCTACGTGACCGGCCTCGGTGCGCGCCCGCCGATGCACCCGCACGACCGCCGTTCAGGCGGCGACGACGTTGTGGCGCCGTGGCCCGGATATCTGGTGGGCGGCCCGAATCCGCGTGCGATCGATTGGTTCGACGAGCAGCCGAGCTACCGCACCAACGAAATCGCGATCAACTGGAACGGTGCGCTGATCTACGCCTTGGCGATGGACTTGCCGGAGTGA
- a CDS encoding efflux RND transporter permease subunit — protein sequence MRLPHFSVARPVFTTMVVLIVVVLGMFSFRRVKIDLLPEVELPTLSIRTGYEGASPEVMETLVTQIIEEIVATVPGVEELSSTSSEGSSNVRVTFGWGTDINTAALDVQAKLEDEINELPDDIIRPRVSKFDVNNFPVVVLGISSSLDPVEMTTLIEDEVRHRFSRLPGVAQVDLFGGYHREVRVEIDADRIKALGIPLDRVLTALRDANLDLPSGRIESGRFEITLRAPAQFATIEEIRDTMLETSESAVVTIGQIAEVRDTFERITRIDRVNGRLGIRVGIRKQSDANTVEVSRAILAEIEEVNRDFPQIEVFPAINQGNFIERSIANVAQSVLYGGGLAVVVLVFFLRNLRSTLVIALSIPISIVATFALIYFGGFTLNLMTLGGLALGVGMMVDSSIVVLENIFRRREEEGEAPAVAAAEGAKEVGPAIVASTITTLVIFLPVVFVRGVSGILFKDLAYVIVFSLVCSLLVALSLVPMLASKLLRRSHDETAGDGVVARLLRRADAAFARLDVAYRALLRSALRRRWTIVIGAVALLLASFTLWPLIGREFLPPSDEGEVRVAADFEVGTRLELVDTQMRTIEVVVAEAVPEMVASVVRVSEGSGDIRLTLTPAAQRARSNVEVADDLRRRLEGRIPGAEVRTRAPQGQFLLERLLGGEQGFSIEIRGYEIETLGALSSSVMRSILDVPGVADVDTSYEEGLPQQEIRVDRRKAASLGLTARDVTEALRTAVAGSRVGNYRVEGNSYRILVQLADAARLSLDDVLDLTLSTPSGELVALRNVVEAEIGRAPSEIQRKDQQRLVTVSVNVAGRDLGSVATDVQRLLESVPRPTGYSILLAGSFEEQQEAFVEMMISLVLALLLVYMVLACQYESLLDPCVVMLAAPVAVIGVLITLVITDTTFNLQSAIGCIMLGGIVVNNAILLVDQAGALHRAGMPVDEAVAEAGRRRLRPILMTTSTTILGLLPLAFGIGEGADAQAPLARAVVGGLAGSTLITLLLIPAVYSLVHNHERRRDARRLAS from the coding sequence ATGAGGCTCCCGCACTTCAGCGTCGCCCGACCCGTCTTCACCACGATGGTCGTGCTCATCGTCGTGGTGTTGGGCATGTTCTCGTTTCGCCGCGTGAAGATCGATCTCCTTCCCGAGGTCGAACTGCCCACGCTCTCCATCCGCACCGGCTACGAAGGCGCGAGCCCGGAGGTGATGGAGACGCTCGTCACCCAGATCATCGAGGAGATCGTCGCGACGGTGCCCGGCGTGGAGGAGTTGTCGTCCACCTCGTCCGAAGGCAGCAGCAACGTGCGCGTCACGTTCGGCTGGGGCACGGACATCAACACCGCGGCGCTCGACGTGCAGGCGAAGCTCGAGGACGAGATCAACGAACTGCCCGACGACATCATCCGTCCGCGCGTCAGCAAGTTCGACGTGAACAACTTCCCCGTCGTCGTGCTCGGCATCTCCAGCAGTCTCGACCCGGTCGAGATGACGACGTTGATCGAAGACGAAGTGCGACACCGCTTCTCGCGGCTTCCGGGTGTCGCGCAGGTCGATCTCTTCGGCGGCTACCATCGCGAGGTGCGCGTCGAGATCGACGCCGATCGCATCAAGGCCCTCGGCATCCCGCTCGATCGCGTGCTCACCGCTCTGCGCGATGCCAATCTCGATCTCCCGTCCGGACGCATCGAGTCCGGACGCTTCGAGATCACGCTGCGCGCGCCCGCGCAGTTCGCCACGATCGAAGAGATTCGCGACACGATGCTGGAGACGAGCGAGAGCGCGGTCGTGACGATCGGCCAGATCGCGGAGGTGCGCGACACGTTCGAACGCATCACGCGCATCGACCGCGTCAACGGTCGCCTCGGCATTCGCGTCGGCATCCGCAAACAGTCCGACGCCAACACGGTGGAGGTCTCCCGCGCCATCCTCGCCGAAATCGAGGAGGTCAATCGCGACTTCCCGCAGATCGAGGTCTTTCCCGCGATCAACCAAGGCAACTTCATCGAACGCTCGATCGCCAACGTCGCGCAGTCGGTCCTCTACGGCGGCGGGCTCGCCGTCGTCGTCCTCGTGTTCTTCCTGCGCAATCTCCGCAGTACGCTCGTCATCGCGCTCTCGATCCCTATCTCGATCGTCGCGACGTTCGCGTTGATCTACTTCGGAGGCTTCACGCTCAATCTCATGACGCTCGGCGGGCTCGCGCTCGGAGTCGGCATGATGGTCGACAGCTCGATCGTGGTGCTGGAAAACATCTTCCGCCGTCGCGAAGAAGAAGGCGAAGCACCGGCCGTCGCCGCGGCGGAAGGCGCCAAGGAGGTGGGGCCCGCCATCGTGGCGAGTACGATCACGACGTTGGTCATCTTCCTGCCCGTGGTCTTCGTGCGCGGCGTATCCGGCATCCTCTTCAAGGATCTCGCCTACGTCATCGTGTTCTCGCTCGTCTGTTCGCTCCTCGTCGCGCTCAGCCTCGTGCCCATGCTCGCGTCGAAACTGTTGCGGCGTTCGCACGACGAGACGGCAGGCGACGGCGTGGTCGCGCGTCTCCTCCGGCGCGCGGACGCCGCCTTCGCCCGGCTCGACGTCGCCTACCGCGCACTCTTGCGGTCCGCCCTGCGCCGACGCTGGACGATCGTGATCGGCGCGGTCGCGCTGCTGCTCGCGAGCTTCACCCTCTGGCCCCTGATCGGGAGGGAATTCCTCCCGCCGAGCGACGAGGGCGAGGTCCGGGTCGCCGCCGACTTCGAAGTGGGCACGCGTCTCGAGTTGGTGGATACACAGATGCGCACGATAGAAGTCGTCGTCGCCGAAGCCGTGCCCGAGATGGTCGCGTCCGTCGTCCGCGTGAGCGAAGGCAGCGGCGACATTCGCCTCACGCTCACGCCCGCGGCGCAGCGCGCGCGCTCCAACGTCGAGGTGGCCGACGATCTCCGTCGACGTCTCGAAGGTCGCATCCCGGGCGCCGAAGTTCGCACCCGCGCGCCCCAAGGGCAGTTCCTTCTCGAACGATTGCTCGGCGGCGAACAAGGCTTCTCCATCGAGATCCGCGGCTACGAGATCGAGACGCTCGGCGCACTCTCCTCGAGCGTGATGCGCTCGATCCTCGACGTCCCCGGCGTGGCCGACGTCGACACAAGTTACGAAGAAGGCCTGCCTCAACAAGAGATTCGCGTCGACCGCCGCAAAGCCGCCTCGCTCGGACTGACCGCTCGCGACGTGACCGAAGCGCTTCGGACCGCCGTCGCGGGCTCGCGCGTCGGCAACTACCGCGTGGAGGGCAACTCCTACCGCATCCTCGTGCAACTCGCCGACGCGGCTCGTCTCTCGCTCGACGACGTGCTCGACCTCACGCTCTCGACGCCTTCAGGCGAACTCGTCGCCCTGCGCAACGTGGTCGAAGCCGAGATCGGTCGCGCGCCTTCCGAGATCCAACGCAAGGATCAACAGCGCCTCGTCACCGTATCGGTCAACGTCGCGGGTCGCGATCTCGGCTCGGTCGCCACCGACGTCCAGCGTCTGCTCGAATCGGTGCCGCGACCCACGGGCTACTCGATCCTGCTCGCAGGCAGTTTCGAGGAACAACAGGAGGCGTTCGTGGAGATGATGATCTCTCTCGTACTGGCGCTGTTGCTCGTCTACATGGTCCTCGCCTGCCAGTACGAGTCTCTGCTCGATCCGTGCGTGGTCATGCTCGCGGCACCCGTCGCCGTGATCGGCGTGTTGATCACGCTCGTGATCACGGACACGACGTTCAATCTCCAGTCCGCGATCGGTTGCATCATGCTCGGCGGCATCGTGGTGAACAACGCCATCCTCCTCGTCGACCAAGCCGGTGCGCTCCACCGCGCCGGCATGCCCGTGGACGAAGCCGTCGCCGAAGCCGGACGGCGTCGTCTCCGCCCCATCCTCATGACGACGTCGACCACGATCCTCGGTTTGCTCCCGCTCGCCTTCGGCATCGGCGAAGGTGCGGACGCGCAAGCGCCCCTCGCTCGCGCCGTGGTCGGGGGCTTGGCGGGCTCGACGTTGATCACGCTCTTGCTCATCCCCGCCGTGTATTCGCTCGTGCACAACCACGAGCGTCGGCGCGACGCTCGACGCCTCGCGAGTTGA